A genomic stretch from Leptospira licerasiae serovar Varillal str. VAR 010 includes:
- a CDS encoding aldehyde dehydrogenase family protein, whose amino-acid sequence MASFPAANPKEMQRVFDAQKRHFHKVLKVSKAKDRVVLLKKLLAAVERLTPEIKQALQNDFRKAPHETDLTEVMPSIAELKDAIRHVKTWMKPERVKTPVSLFGARSSISYEPKGVTLIISPWNYPFYLAIAPLTAALAAGNTAIIKPSEFTPETSKLLTKLVKETFREEEVAVFEGDHTVSTALMELPFDHIFFTGSTHVGKIVMAAAAKNLSTVTLELGGKSPAIIVPGANLKKAAQKLVWGKIMNAGQTCVAPDYLLLPEGQTEEFVKQAKAAVKSFYGETSADIKNNKDFCRLVNQRNFQRVSGYIHEAVEKGGKVVMGGETDSSQNYIEPTLIANVPESARIMEDEIFGPVLPILTYKNLDEAVEKVLSKPKPLALYVFGSNNKYINKVLKETSSGGAAVNDVIVHLANPNLPFGGINHSGHGSYHGWWGFRTFSHEKSVFKQAPFSSIEMLYPPYTGFVDKMLQFTKKFFV is encoded by the coding sequence ATGGCTTCTTTTCCCGCTGCAAACCCTAAGGAAATGCAAAGAGTATTCGATGCCCAAAAACGTCATTTTCACAAGGTTCTGAAAGTATCCAAGGCGAAGGATCGAGTCGTATTATTGAAAAAATTACTCGCAGCAGTGGAAAGGCTGACCCCAGAGATCAAGCAAGCGCTACAGAACGATTTTAGAAAAGCTCCTCACGAAACGGATCTGACTGAAGTTATGCCTTCTATCGCTGAACTTAAAGATGCGATCCGTCACGTAAAAACTTGGATGAAGCCGGAAAGGGTAAAAACTCCTGTTTCGCTCTTCGGAGCAAGAAGTTCCATTTCTTACGAACCAAAGGGAGTAACGTTGATCATTTCCCCTTGGAACTATCCGTTTTATCTTGCGATCGCACCTTTGACTGCGGCGCTTGCAGCGGGAAACACTGCGATTATTAAACCTTCCGAGTTTACGCCTGAAACTTCTAAACTACTCACTAAACTTGTAAAAGAAACTTTCCGAGAAGAGGAAGTTGCAGTATTCGAAGGAGATCATACTGTTTCCACGGCTCTAATGGAGTTACCTTTTGATCATATTTTCTTCACAGGGAGTACTCATGTAGGAAAGATCGTAATGGCGGCAGCCGCCAAAAATCTTTCCACAGTTACTCTGGAATTGGGAGGAAAATCTCCTGCTATCATCGTGCCTGGGGCGAATCTGAAAAAAGCGGCCCAAAAATTGGTATGGGGAAAGATCATGAATGCGGGACAGACTTGTGTCGCGCCTGACTATCTACTTTTACCGGAAGGACAAACGGAAGAATTCGTAAAACAAGCTAAGGCTGCCGTAAAATCTTTTTACGGAGAAACTTCTGCAGATATCAAGAACAACAAAGACTTCTGTCGTTTAGTAAACCAAAGAAACTTCCAAAGAGTTTCAGGATATATCCATGAAGCGGTTGAAAAAGGCGGCAAAGTAGTGATGGGAGGAGAAACGGATTCTTCTCAGAACTATATCGAACCGACTCTAATCGCTAACGTGCCTGAAAGCGCAAGGATCATGGAAGATGAGATCTTTGGACCGGTGCTACCTATCCTAACATACAAAAACCTGGACGAAGCAGTGGAAAAGGTTTTATCTAAACCGAAGCCGCTCGCGCTCTATGTGTTCGGAAGCAATAACAAATACATCAACAAGGTCCTGAAGGAAACATCTTCCGGAGGAGCTGCAGTGAATGACGTTATCGTACACTTGGCCAACCCGAACCTACCATTCGGAGGGATCAACCATTCCGGACACGGAAGCTATCATGGATGGTGGGGATTCAGAACATTCTCTCATGAGAAGTCTGTATTCAAACAAGCTCCGTTCTCTTCGATTGAAATGTTATATCCACCTTACACAGGTTTCGTGGATAAGATGCTTCAATTCACAAAGAAGTTCTTCGTTTAA
- a CDS encoding HDOD domain-containing protein translates to MSQGKTLELFHHKDQGIFSNLKDLNHPISENTPFHFKFFNLTESVDSVLSKTLDRYLLHLDIIFVRDSVLAALKETITNTIKANIKRIYFRELQADIQNPSVYRSKITGFKKTYLDNKEKYEDLLFKNNYVVLVSFIHNKDAIRIRVMNNVKLSPEEVDRINERIEKAKTYNDLAEAFLEKGDETEGAGLGLIMTLMMLKNDGLGASSYKVESQGNNTSVIIDIPIRIQKENVQIQKAEEIIKEVDQLPTFPKAIQDIQSAIDKPNSSIGQIAEMVKKDVALSANILKLSNSAAFRRGNKVESLDRAIQLIGLKELQVLLYSLGTKQILENKFPAFLTIWEKSNQCAYYCKLIAQRLNLPKDSMSNLMSAALLHDIGEIILLSLEQERMGKIQNYSASKEIASSLSMEEAAFGITHTKIGALIAEKWNFPELYSKTMEYHHRPQLAEEQYKEIIFPIYLGDMMIKINNEEAKFSEIPEEVLKHCKFFSSGDFHSFRTKALESFQATL, encoded by the coding sequence ATGAGCCAAGGGAAAACCCTAGAACTTTTCCATCACAAAGACCAAGGTATTTTCAGCAATCTGAAGGACCTGAATCATCCTATTTCGGAAAACACTCCGTTTCATTTTAAATTTTTCAATCTTACTGAGAGTGTGGATAGCGTTCTCTCCAAAACCTTGGATCGTTATCTTTTACATTTAGATATCATCTTTGTAAGGGATTCGGTTCTTGCAGCTTTGAAAGAGACGATTACGAATACAATTAAGGCAAATATCAAAAGGATCTATTTTAGAGAACTCCAGGCTGATATTCAAAATCCAAGCGTATATCGCAGCAAGATCACAGGCTTCAAAAAAACATATCTGGACAATAAGGAGAAGTATGAAGATCTTCTCTTTAAAAATAACTACGTTGTCCTAGTCTCTTTCATTCACAATAAGGATGCGATCCGCATTCGAGTGATGAATAACGTAAAACTCAGTCCCGAAGAAGTGGACCGTATCAACGAAAGGATCGAAAAAGCAAAAACGTATAACGATCTTGCGGAAGCTTTTTTAGAAAAAGGCGACGAAACAGAAGGCGCGGGCCTTGGACTGATCATGACCCTCATGATGTTGAAAAACGACGGTCTAGGCGCAAGTTCCTATAAGGTAGAAAGCCAGGGAAATAATACCTCGGTAATCATCGACATTCCTATCCGTATCCAAAAAGAGAATGTTCAAATCCAAAAAGCGGAAGAAATTATCAAAGAAGTAGATCAACTTCCTACTTTCCCGAAAGCGATCCAAGATATCCAATCCGCAATCGACAAACCGAATTCAAGTATCGGCCAGATCGCAGAGATGGTGAAAAAGGACGTAGCTCTTTCCGCAAACATCCTGAAATTATCCAACTCTGCAGCATTCCGCAGAGGTAACAAAGTAGAATCTTTGGACAGAGCGATCCAGCTCATCGGTTTAAAAGAGTTACAGGTCTTATTATATTCTCTCGGAACAAAACAGATACTTGAAAACAAGTTCCCGGCATTCTTAACGATTTGGGAAAAATCGAATCAGTGTGCATATTATTGCAAATTGATCGCTCAAAGATTAAATCTTCCTAAAGACTCTATGAGTAATTTGATGTCGGCAGCGCTTCTTCACGATATAGGAGAGATCATACTTCTTTCCTTGGAACAAGAGCGTATGGGTAAGATCCAAAATTATTCCGCATCTAAGGAAATCGCATCTTCTTTATCTATGGAAGAGGCGGCATTCGGTATCACTCACACTAAGATCGGCGCCTTGATCGCTGAAAAATGGAATTTCCCCGAACTATATTCCAAAACTATGGAATACCATCATAGACCTCAATTAGCGGAAGAGCAGTACAAGGAGATCATCTTTCCTATTTATCTGGGAGATATGATGATCAAGATAAATAACGAGGAAGCTAAGTTCTCCGAGATCCCTGAAGAAGTCCTAAAGCATTGCAAATTTTTCTCTTCAGGAGATTTCCATTCTTTCCGGACCAAAGCTTTAGAAAGTTTCCAGGCTACTCTTTAA
- a CDS encoding DUF1574 family protein produces the protein MKKYLIQIFFLLYFLLDKLVLIPEIKYFLTDSLKSNPYQETLDDIDPKEVGMFPVEGKKTAWVFGSSRSLPFYHVPNHLHTEVDRFTSLEEKSLVDSFEFFAFASPGSNPAVFFTRFTELLERGMSPDLLLIETSAFGFNKNNRYTKYAKLEAISLPFVLKHLDSIPNEYIYDIITTRLFATLRYRISRKAIEDNLSGKAKAEEAMIRLATMNLDNQLSDIFSRKSKEVPRVYSESEFKDFSPLEEESDELKLKIEISKKTIEKEFYNSFKQDESIWKFMEETLKKAKDRKIPVVLWIPKVHPELEKIHKKYKLEIIWKERLKNLANRYDAVLVDFESDEKLKCERFSDISHLSSRCYTELSSVLLKKGAQQLK, from the coding sequence ATGAAAAAATACCTTATTCAAATCTTCTTTCTTTTGTATTTTTTATTAGATAAGCTTGTACTTATTCCTGAAATAAAATACTTTTTAACTGACTCCTTAAAATCTAATCCATACCAAGAAACCTTAGATGATATAGATCCTAAAGAAGTTGGTATGTTTCCTGTCGAAGGGAAAAAGACTGCTTGGGTATTTGGCTCTTCTCGATCATTGCCTTTTTATCATGTACCAAATCATCTACATACTGAAGTAGACCGATTTACGAGTTTGGAAGAAAAATCTCTAGTTGATTCATTTGAATTTTTTGCGTTCGCAAGTCCTGGATCAAATCCTGCAGTCTTTTTTACTCGATTTACTGAACTGCTGGAAAGAGGGATGTCGCCGGATCTCCTTTTAATTGAAACTTCCGCTTTCGGGTTTAATAAAAATAATAGATATACAAAGTATGCCAAGTTAGAAGCTATTTCGCTTCCTTTCGTTTTGAAACACCTCGATTCGATCCCGAACGAATACATTTATGATATAATTACTACAAGATTATTCGCTACCTTAAGGTATAGAATTTCCAGAAAGGCAATCGAAGACAATCTTTCTGGAAAAGCAAAGGCTGAAGAAGCTATGATTCGTCTTGCAACGATGAATCTAGATAATCAGTTGAGTGATATATTTAGTAGGAAATCAAAAGAAGTTCCTAGAGTTTATTCAGAATCTGAGTTTAAAGATTTTTCTCCGTTAGAAGAGGAATCAGATGAATTAAAGCTGAAAATCGAGATCAGCAAGAAAACAATAGAAAAGGAATTTTATAATTCTTTCAAACAAGATGAATCTATCTGGAAGTTTATGGAAGAGACTCTCAAGAAAGCTAAAGATAGAAAAATTCCAGTCGTACTTTGGATACCTAAGGTCCATCCTGAATTAGAAAAGATTCATAAAAAATATAAACTAGAGATTATCTGGAAAGAAAGATTAAAAAATTTAGCGAATCGCTATGATGCGGTGCTGGTCGATTTTGAATCTGATGAAAAATTAAAATGCGAGAGATTTTCGGATATTAGTCACCTTTCTTCGAGATGTTATACTGAGCTTTCTTCGGTGCTTTTGAAGAAGGGCGCACAACAGTTAAAATGA
- the tpx gene encoding thiol peroxidase, which produces MASVTLKGNPVQLEGKLLEVGAKAPDFNGTAKDLSTKSLKDYNGKVKILVSVPSLDTSVCAMETKKFHERAAKLDGIVTVVVSGDLPFAMNRFCTMEGLDSPNLVTLSQFRDFSFSKAYGTHIADGGLKGLSARAVFVLDKNDTVQYVELVPEIASEPNYEAAIGAAKKLV; this is translated from the coding sequence ATGGCAAGCGTCACTCTTAAAGGTAACCCAGTTCAACTTGAAGGAAAATTATTAGAAGTAGGTGCAAAGGCTCCGGATTTTAACGGAACGGCAAAAGACTTAAGCACCAAGTCTCTCAAAGATTATAACGGAAAAGTAAAAATCTTGGTTTCGGTCCCAAGCTTGGACACGTCCGTATGTGCAATGGAAACTAAAAAATTCCACGAAAGAGCGGCAAAGCTGGATGGGATCGTAACCGTAGTCGTTTCCGGAGACCTTCCTTTCGCAATGAATCGTTTTTGCACTATGGAAGGATTGGATTCTCCGAACCTGGTCACGCTCTCTCAATTCAGGGACTTCTCTTTTTCAAAAGCGTATGGGACTCACATCGCAGATGGAGGTTTAAAAGGACTTTCTGCAAGAGCCGTTTTCGTTTTGGATAAGAACGATACCGTCCAGTACGTTGAGTTAGTTCCGGAGATTGCAAGCGAGCCAAACTATGAAGCTGCCATTGGAGCCGCTAAAAAATTAGTTTAA
- a CDS encoding DUF3995 domain-containing protein → MLDKPKVSVKTIRMEKILGSITASILFFLSALHIYWAFGEKRISVTVIPETNGKPAFIPSRGLTLLVALALFGFGAVALWSSGNIFAQNKMSAVFSLLISFIFLGRAIGDFRLVGYFKKIKNTKFAKYDYLIYSPVCIIIGISYLYLSWISF, encoded by the coding sequence TTGCTGGACAAACCAAAAGTTTCAGTCAAAACTATTCGAATGGAAAAGATCTTAGGTTCAATCACAGCTTCCATTTTATTCTTCTTATCCGCATTACATATTTACTGGGCATTCGGAGAAAAACGAATATCAGTCACAGTCATTCCAGAAACGAACGGTAAACCTGCATTTATCCCAAGCAGAGGACTAACATTGCTTGTTGCACTCGCACTCTTTGGCTTCGGAGCAGTGGCACTTTGGTCTTCCGGAAATATTTTCGCTCAAAACAAAATGAGCGCAGTCTTCTCTCTATTGATCTCATTCATCTTTTTAGGAAGAGCCATTGGAGATTTCAGATTGGTGGGCTATTTTAAAAAAATTAAAAATACTAAATTCGCAAAATATGATTATTTAATCTATTCGCCTGTTTGTATAATTATAGGAATCTCTTATTTATATCTTAGCTGGATAAGTTTCTAA
- a CDS encoding acyl-CoA thioesterase: MQISKSFFYEIPVLWSQCDPNGHLNVGNFQVFLHEGRMVALEEAGLSFSQMKSENIGPMILRGETDYKAEIRYPDTALIETQFGEISGSRCKVFQKLIRKSDGKVSCESISHCIMFDFGKKRPWKYTDKFLEGLGVNVGAPTN; the protein is encoded by the coding sequence ATGCAAATCTCTAAATCATTCTTTTACGAAATCCCGGTCCTTTGGAGCCAATGCGATCCGAACGGCCATTTGAATGTCGGGAACTTCCAAGTATTCCTTCACGAAGGACGAATGGTTGCTCTAGAAGAAGCAGGCCTTTCCTTCTCTCAAATGAAATCCGAAAACATAGGTCCGATGATCCTAAGAGGCGAAACGGATTATAAAGCGGAAATCCGTTATCCGGACACCGCTTTAATAGAGACTCAGTTTGGCGAGATCTCCGGCTCCAGATGTAAGGTGTTCCAAAAATTGATACGAAAATCCGACGGCAAAGTTTCCTGCGAATCCATCTCTCATTGTATCATGTTTGATTTCGGCAAGAAAAGACCATGGAAGTATACGGACAAATTCCTGGAAGGATTAGGAGTTAATGTTGGAGCTCCTACAAATTAA
- a CDS encoding SGNH/GDSL hydrolase family protein: MAGWATKNSQGAGKRIFCSSIIFACTIFHISNCDKPPESESEKVLSYLLKPSLAMYGDSVIAAWPIEKQLPEFNGAKFAFPVRNTYIILDSIQKDHQRYDACLYEGGVNDFLNNYAPDPAEVDATIDRQMQGIQILQTRCKHVIALNIWNVKFPWPTLAASMITAKMKERINFIPRIDTELLITDDMIPDGAHPNEKGYEVLSKAVREQLLPFFPILFLNE, translated from the coding sequence ATGGCCGGATGGGCAACAAAAAATTCTCAAGGCGCCGGAAAGCGAATCTTTTGCAGTTCCATAATTTTCGCATGCACTATCTTCCATATATCAAATTGCGATAAACCTCCAGAAAGTGAGTCCGAAAAAGTTCTTTCATACCTACTCAAACCTTCCCTTGCCATGTATGGAGATAGCGTGATAGCTGCCTGGCCAATTGAGAAGCAGCTTCCTGAATTTAACGGGGCAAAATTCGCCTTTCCAGTAAGGAACACTTATATAATTCTCGACTCAATCCAAAAAGATCATCAACGATATGACGCATGTTTATATGAAGGTGGAGTGAATGATTTCCTAAACAATTATGCGCCCGATCCAGCAGAAGTGGATGCTACAATCGACAGACAAATGCAAGGTATTCAAATCTTACAAACAAGATGCAAGCATGTCATTGCTCTGAATATTTGGAATGTTAAGTTTCCTTGGCCAACTTTGGCTGCCTCAATGATAACTGCGAAGATGAAAGAACGGATTAACTTTATCCCAAGAATCGATACCGAACTCCTGATTACGGATGATATGATTCCGGATGGAGCCCATCCAAATGAAAAAGGATATGAAGTTCTATCCAAAGCCGTTAGAGAACAGCTACTACCTTTCTTTCCAATTTTGTTTCTGAACGAATAA
- a CDS encoding MBOAT family O-acyltransferase: MIFNSIVFVVFFISLHLLYWKAPKRFGNAILLLGSVIFYGYWSILFLFHFLGTILINYLLYIWASKHPGRLSLSITVILNLINLAFFKYTYFLLNFFVDLGISGDAGKQLLLDSKSIVLPLAISFYTFQILALQIDSQREKFSEKISLEKFSLFILFFPQLIAGPIMRHGDFFDQLDRNRRYSGLSFNSGYILIIVGVIKKVLIADSISGLIDPVFSNPSEYDSVSLIASVYGFAIQIYCDFAGYTDMARGMALLLGFDIPPNFNAPYFSLTFKEFWTRWHITLSTWLRDYLYISLGGNRQGKLRTFINLFLTMLLGGLWHGANYTFIIWGFLHGSYLVIERLLGLESPSRERSKFLKIISALIVFHAVCFAWIFFRADSASLSFSMISGIFANSGKIRLLDVGPLLLLVILGLLTQLYEYLPKESKSISFRYRELVVPVFALIIAFLTASVSSQASPFIYFQF, translated from the coding sequence ATGATCTTTAATTCAATAGTTTTTGTTGTATTCTTTATATCTCTTCATCTTCTTTATTGGAAAGCACCTAAAAGATTTGGGAACGCTATTCTTTTGCTTGGCTCTGTAATATTCTACGGGTATTGGAGTATTCTTTTTCTCTTCCATTTTCTAGGAACAATATTAATTAACTATCTTCTTTATATATGGGCATCTAAGCATCCAGGCAGACTTAGTTTGAGTATAACGGTAATATTAAACTTAATAAATCTAGCCTTTTTCAAATACACTTATTTCCTTTTAAATTTTTTTGTGGATTTAGGTATATCAGGAGATGCAGGAAAACAACTTTTGTTAGATTCAAAGAGTATAGTTCTCCCGTTAGCGATCAGTTTCTATACATTTCAGATATTGGCATTACAGATTGATTCGCAAAGAGAAAAATTTTCCGAAAAAATCAGTCTAGAAAAGTTCAGTCTATTTATTTTATTTTTTCCTCAATTAATTGCTGGTCCGATCATGCGGCATGGAGATTTTTTTGATCAGCTTGATAGAAATCGTCGTTATTCAGGTCTTTCTTTTAATTCGGGTTACATTCTTATAATCGTTGGAGTTATCAAAAAAGTTCTGATAGCTGATTCGATTTCTGGATTAATAGATCCAGTTTTTTCAAATCCAAGTGAATATGATTCTGTTAGTTTAATCGCCTCTGTCTATGGATTTGCAATTCAAATATATTGTGATTTCGCAGGTTATACGGATATGGCAAGAGGGATGGCTTTACTTTTAGGTTTTGACATTCCCCCGAATTTTAATGCACCTTATTTTTCTCTAACATTTAAGGAATTTTGGACTAGATGGCACATAACCCTTTCTACTTGGTTAAGAGATTATTTATACATCTCTCTTGGCGGAAATAGGCAGGGCAAATTGCGAACTTTCATAAATTTATTTCTTACTATGCTTCTTGGAGGACTTTGGCATGGGGCGAATTACACATTTATAATTTGGGGATTCTTACACGGTTCATATTTGGTTATAGAAAGGTTATTAGGCCTTGAAAGTCCTTCGCGAGAAAGATCAAAGTTTCTTAAAATTATTTCAGCTCTTATTGTATTCCATGCGGTATGTTTTGCTTGGATTTTTTTTAGGGCAGACTCTGCTTCGTTATCATTTTCTATGATATCTGGTATCTTTGCTAATTCTGGAAAGATTAGATTATTAGATGTTGGTCCTTTGCTCTTATTGGTAATTTTAGGACTGTTGACTCAACTCTATGAATATTTACCTAAAGAATCAAAGTCGATTAGTTTTAGATATAGGGAGCTTGTTGTTCCAGTTTTTGCTTTGATCATTGCTTTCTTGACTGCTTCGGTTTCTTCACAAGCTTCTCCATTTATTTATTTTCAATTCTAA